The nucleotide window TAAAAATCTACCAAAATCCCAACCCTGCCTATCAGCTTTAGCAAAGACGGTGACAGACGAGTGTTTTGGAATGGATGGCAACAACGATTTCTGAAATTGGTGCTGTCTGTCGTTCAGATGAATGAACTGTTTAAAGCTAGAGGTGAGCAGCCTCTTCTCATTGTATTTTCTACCAACAGAATATGTAGAACAACCCTGCATTCCCAGAGGAACATTAGATGAAAAAATGTTCTGCAGCAAACACTATAAAAGATATTCTGAAATTGCACAGTAAACTGAGTTCATGCAGTTATATAACCTGACGACAGGATCAGCAATCCCATTACACCATCGGACGGTTTTAGGATGAAAATTAACAGGGATGATTCTGCAATTTGGCAACGAACAGAACACTAAAATCTTATCTAAAGGTTTCTGAAGCATGGAAGCAGAATCATCCTCTCATAGCGTACAGTATTATTCATCTACCATAtgattcataaaaaaaagatgcaGCCCGTACGtttgattataaaattttaaataatgcAGGATCTGCAGCATCTGAATCGACGAAGCCAACAATATCTGAAAGTGTCGCCACTCTGTTGAATCGGGAGAACAGACTCGCCATTAACATGAGCCCCACCAGAATCACACTGTTTTTGAAGCCTCATCAATCAGTCGTTGATTTAGAAAATCTCCATGAGAATGACCGTAGAGACAGAATCATTTACAAAACCGTTACAGTACAACTATTATTTTCTCATCTCCACTTTTTTACAATTTGGGCAGGATGGCACCCGTCTTTTCATTTCACAAACATCTTAACTACTGAAACTTGACAAAAATGAACTTCAGTAGATTAAAGCTCAATACATACGGTAAAACAGAAGTTCCCATGATCCCACAGTTGACAAAAGAGACCAATGCACAAATGCCAGAGTCTcgaattttcaacaaaaaagagCACTTGGAGCCCGCAAGAAGGACATCAAATCTTCCAGAACTTCTGATTAACAGGAAGCCTCCAAGAACCAACATATGAATACCATCTACCCAGTAGCTACAGTAGAAtgtctaaacaaagaaaaaagcaataATTGATGGTTTCCCATCAAACCAATTTGTTCCATTAAACCAATGCAATTCTATTTTCATCCATATGCCTGCCTTCGCCGACTTCTCTGTTGCACGCTCACTGCGctcaacaagagagagagagagagagacagagaagtGCGCATTTCAGTAGCAAAGCAATAAAATTACCTGCACATTAAGAACGCAAGAATCCATAATCGGTGTGCAACCGAGTAGCGGGTATGAGAGCGATAATTTAACGACAACGTGGCTCTCTCTCGGGAGAGTtcgatcgagagagagaataatCGAAGGAAATCTTTCGGACAGTTACAGGCCACACGATCAACGAGCGATGGACCCAATGTGGGgagatatttttattattttctttgttatgaCAAGTGCGAGCGCAGCTCGATCATCCAAAACGGGTCCACGATCCAAATACACGGATCAGATTCATGATAAGAATTTGATCCGAAAAGGATCCAAACCgaactgaaaataaacaaatggaaaaacaacCATGTGGGGaggatttctttgttttcttctcagGGTCTTCTCAAAGGAACTTCTGTTCAATTGAAGTCGGAAGTTTTAGTTTTGAATTTGGTTATTTGCATTGCAAAAGTAAGATGATTCGAATCGACTTAAGGGCTAACGATTAATACTATTTTTATGATAACAAATTAAATGGGTTTGATGTGATACAGTTACccatataaaagaacaaaaatttcatgaattgaATCGATTCATAGAGAATATGGGGTACGTGATATTTGCAATATATGGTGCCCCGGCATGCTTAGAAAGAATATACATTACATTAATTAAGTTTAATATACACCACTTTAATAGTAAACGCTTATTTTATATGCGTATATTTGTCATCTGGGGATATATTATCAGTCGGTTGCTAGTCGCCGGTTTTCTGCATATGCATTATCAAACCCAACTGATGAGTCTTGTGATTGGAGCCGGCTTGACGTTTGCATTCTCTTTGGTGTAACCTTACCATTTTGGCGTCCCAAAAATCGAAGCCCTCACTGCGAGGCGCGAACAGAAAATGGGACGTTATGGCTTGTTCCTCCACGAGAACGATGGGTACACCGGCCGCCGCCGGCCGCCGCACCGGCGggaaaaccctaaacccctataGTGTCTCCCGCCTCATCCGCCAACAGAAGGATCCCGTTGTCGCCCTGAAACTCTTCGAAAACCCTAACCCTGACGCTGACCCAAAGAAACCCTTCCGCCGGAGCTACCTCTCCTATGACCTCGTCGTGGAGCGGCTCGGCCGTGCTCGTATGTTCCCGGAGATGGAACGCGTCATCTCCATGATGAAGTCGGAATGGCCCCGGTTCGTCCCCAAGGAGCCGCTGTTCTGCAACGTCATCCGCTCTTATGGCCGATCCCGGCTCCCGAGGCCGGCGATCCGCACGTTCGACTCGATGCCGTCCTTCGGCTGTAAACGGACGGCGCGATCGGTTAACTCCCTCCTCAATGCCCTCTTCAATTGCAGGCAATTCGAGAAGATCCGCGATCTTCAAGACGATCTCAATTCCCTCTGCGTCCCCGATGCTTGCACCTACAATATTTTGATCAAAGCCTGCTGTTCTAACGACTCGATCGGCGAAGCGAGAGACTTATTGACGGAAATGATCGAGAGGAGGATCCGGCCGAACGGCGTCACTTTCGGAActcttatctcttacttctGTAGGAGGTCGGATCTGGACGCGGCCTTCAGATTGAAGGAAGAGATGTGGAGAATTCACCATATTGAGCCGACGCTCGTCGTCTACACGTCTTTGATTAAGGGCCTGTGCGTGGCGAACGACCTTCCCGCGGCGTTCAGGCTCAAGGAGGAGATGGAGGCAAGCGGGATCGTGTCGGATGCAGCGGTTTACGCGACGCTGATGACCGGACTCTTTAGGTCCGGGCGTCGCGAGAAAGTAGATGCGGTGATGAAAGAGATGAAGGCAAACGGATGCGAAGCGGATACGGTTTTCTACAACTCTATGATCAATGGGTTCTGCAAGAATGGGGAATTCGACGCGGCCTTCTCCACATTTGATCAAA belongs to Nymphaea colorata isolate Beijing-Zhang1983 chromosome 13, ASM883128v2, whole genome shotgun sequence and includes:
- the LOC116266529 gene encoding putative pentatricopeptide repeat-containing protein At1g53330; the encoded protein is MACSSTRTMGTPAAAGRRTGGKTLNPYSVSRLIRQQKDPVVALKLFENPNPDADPKKPFRRSYLSYDLVVERLGRARMFPEMERVISMMKSEWPRFVPKEPLFCNVIRSYGRSRLPRPAIRTFDSMPSFGCKRTARSVNSLLNALFNCRQFEKIRDLQDDLNSLCVPDACTYNILIKACCSNDSIGEARDLLTEMIERRIRPNGVTFGTLISYFCRRSDLDAAFRLKEEMWRIHHIEPTLVVYTSLIKGLCVANDLPAAFRLKEEMEASGIVSDAAVYATLMTGLFRSGRREKVDAVMKEMKANGCEADTVFYNSMINGFCKNGEFDAAFSTFDQMVSKKLKPDVFTFNTLVGSLCAAGRVRDAMDVFEDMPRWECLPDVVTYRMVFDGLCDAGELEDAAFLLDEMLFKSFTPHGVNLKKFIDSICKTCNLKLLESILTSVSKSSAADLPMWEVAIQRVCGNCDRDELCRLLDSIAEV